A stretch of the Aegilops tauschii subsp. strangulata cultivar AL8/78 chromosome 4, Aet v6.0, whole genome shotgun sequence genome encodes the following:
- the LOC109735100 gene encoding tubby-like F-box protein 6 isoform X2 has translation MGDMSKGSSTYIGKLRSNFLGTKFTVYDAHPPYDGAIVSKSRSARVIGLNQVSPRVPAGNYPVSHISYELNVLGSRGPRRMNCVMSSIPASAVEEGGKAPTQTEFPLGNLDSFPSIPFFRSKSARIDSAPAQAQDEEKLVLKNKSPRWHEQLQCWCLNFRGRVTVASVKNFQLVASDENGAAGQEHDMVILQFGKIGKDLFTMDYRYPISAFQSFAICLSSFDTKIACE, from the exons ATGGGTGATATGTCAAAGGGAAGCAGCACCTATATTGGCAAGCTAAG GTCGAACTTTCTGGGAACAAAGTTTACCGTCTATGATGCTCATCCACCGTATGATGGAGCTATCGTCTCAAAAAGCCGGTCTGCTCGTGTGATTGGTTTGAACCAGGTCTCCCCAAGAGTTCCTGCTGGCAATTATCCAGTTTCACACATTTCTTATGAGTTGAATGTTTTGGGCTCCAG AGGTCCAAGAAGGATGAACTGTGTTATGAGTTCTATCCCTGCATCAGCAGTTGAAGAGGGAGGCAAAGCTCCAACACAAACTGAATTTCCTCTTGGTAACCTCGACTCCTTCCCGTCGATTCCATTCTTCAGATCAAAATCCGCTCGGATAGACAGTGCACCCGCTCAGGCTCAGGACGAAGAGAAGCTGGTGCTGAAGAACAAGTCTCCTCGGTGGCATGAGCAGCTGCAATGTTGGTGCCTCAATTTCCGTGGGCGGGTGACGGTTGCGTCAGTGAAGAACTTTCAGCTGGTGGCTTCAGATGAGAATGGAGCAGCCGGCCAGGAGCATGACATGGTGATTCTGCAGTTTGGAAAGATAGGCAAAGACTTGTTCACCATGGACTACCGCTACCCGATATCAGCATTTCAATCATTTGCAATATGTCTGAGCAGTTTTGATACCAAAATTGCTTGTGAATGA
- the LOC109735100 gene encoding tubby-like F-box protein 6 isoform X1: MSFRSLIQDMKDEFGNISRHGLRSSRSHRAAVAAGAPRVASVVLGLADALEGTCWAQLPPELLREVLVRIEDSQGCWPSRRDVVACAGVCRAWRGIMKEVVRVPEASAKLTFPISLKQPGPKDVTLNCFIRRNRTTQTYYLYIGLTEALADDGKFLLAARKCRKPTYTDYLIYLDMGDMSKGSSTYIGKLRSNFLGTKFTVYDAHPPYDGAIVSKSRSARVIGLNQVSPRVPAGNYPVSHISYELNVLGSRGPRRMNCVMSSIPASAVEEGGKAPTQTEFPLGNLDSFPSIPFFRSKSARIDSAPAQAQDEEKLVLKNKSPRWHEQLQCWCLNFRGRVTVASVKNFQLVASDENGAAGQEHDMVILQFGKIGKDLFTMDYRYPISAFQSFAICLSSFDTKIACE, translated from the exons ATGTCTTTCCGGAGCCTAATTCAGGACATGAAGGACGAGTTCGGCAACATCTCGCGCCACGGTCTGCGCTCCTCCCGCTCGcaccgcgccgccgtcgccgccggggCCCCGCGGGTGGCCTCCGTCGTGCTAGGGCTGGCAGACGCGCTGGAAGGGACCTGCTGGGCGCAGCTGCCTCCGGAGCTCCTGCGGGAGGTGCTGGTCAGGATCGAGGACTCCCAGGGCTGCTGGCCCTCCCGACGGGACGTGGTGGCATGCGCGGGCGTCTGCCGGGCATGGAGGGGCATCATGAAGGAAGTCGTGCGCGTCCCGGAGGCGTCCGCCAAGCTCACCTTCCCTATCTCGCTCAAGCAG CCTGGCCCAAAGGATGTCACTCTCAACTGTTTCATAAGAAGAAACCGGACTACTCAGACGTATTATCTGTATATTGGACTCACAGAAG CACTGGCTGATGATGGGAAGTTCTTGCTTGCTGCACGCAAATGCAGAAAGCCTACATACACAGACTACCTAATTTATCTTGATATGGGTGATATGTCAAAGGGAAGCAGCACCTATATTGGCAAGCTAAG GTCGAACTTTCTGGGAACAAAGTTTACCGTCTATGATGCTCATCCACCGTATGATGGAGCTATCGTCTCAAAAAGCCGGTCTGCTCGTGTGATTGGTTTGAACCAGGTCTCCCCAAGAGTTCCTGCTGGCAATTATCCAGTTTCACACATTTCTTATGAGTTGAATGTTTTGGGCTCCAG AGGTCCAAGAAGGATGAACTGTGTTATGAGTTCTATCCCTGCATCAGCAGTTGAAGAGGGAGGCAAAGCTCCAACACAAACTGAATTTCCTCTTGGTAACCTCGACTCCTTCCCGTCGATTCCATTCTTCAGATCAAAATCCGCTCGGATAGACAGTGCACCCGCTCAGGCTCAGGACGAAGAGAAGCTGGTGCTGAAGAACAAGTCTCCTCGGTGGCATGAGCAGCTGCAATGTTGGTGCCTCAATTTCCGTGGGCGGGTGACGGTTGCGTCAGTGAAGAACTTTCAGCTGGTGGCTTCAGATGAGAATGGAGCAGCCGGCCAGGAGCATGACATGGTGATTCTGCAGTTTGGAAAGATAGGCAAAGACTTGTTCACCATGGACTACCGCTACCCGATATCAGCATTTCAATCATTTGCAATATGTCTGAGCAGTTTTGATACCAAAATTGCTTGTGAATGA